A single window of Gossypium hirsutum isolate 1008001.06 chromosome A10, Gossypium_hirsutum_v2.1, whole genome shotgun sequence DNA harbors:
- the LOC121207613 gene encoding uncharacterized protein, with amino-acid sequence MTSEAGEIMEKLKDKKAEYEATTSTDSSVNLENIDNRIITEVLGPERYGRVRFQGSGVTPTQYFGSGSQQYMLSGSQAKAEVQRLRDQIAQMQANTVEQIAGVQRKYEELQQQLRAEAAAREAAATAREAKHRKKYDDLQLQL; translated from the exons atgacatccgaagctggagaaattatg gagaaactaaaggataagaaggcggaatatgaagcgactacttcgactgatagttctgttaatcttgagaacattgataacagaattatcactgaagttttgggtcctgaaaggtatggtcgggttcgatttcaaggatctggtgttaccccgacccaatattttggatccggctcccagcaatacatgctTTCCGGAAGTCAAGCtaaagctgaagttcagaggttaagagatcagatagctcagatgcaagcgaacacagttgagcaaattgccggggttcaacgaaaatatgaagaactccagcaacaacttagagcggaggcagcagcgagggaggcagCGGCAACAGCGAGAGAGGCAAAGCATAGGAAAAAGTACGAtgacctccagctacagctttag